The genomic window TCACCATCCTGCACCCATGCCCTTGCTCTTGCTTCCTGCCCCGCCTGGCAGGCCTTTTCCCTTTCCCACCCAGGGAACCCTACTAATCCCTCAAGAACCAGGTCCAacgtcccctcctccaggaagccttcgcTGGTGCCCTCAGGGAGGAGCCAGCCTTGGCCGCCTCTGGGAGCTCCTGTCTGGCTCCCCTCCTGGACCAGGGTGGGCACTGAGTCCAGGCCATTTCTGTGCCCTGGCACTGACCAGTTCAGGGAGCCTAGGGAGATGCAAGGTGAATGATGAGTGAGTGAGCAAAGGAGCACATGCTTTGAGGAGTTCCCCAGCCACAGGGGAAAGCCACGTGGACAGAGAAGAAGGCTAACATCAGATGGGGCTGTGAGGCTCCCAGGAAGCGAGGAGACGTGAACAGCGCAGTAAAGGATGGCCACTCATGTTTCAGGCAAAGACAAGGCAGGGGAACGAGTGCAGTGGTGTGGTGCAGGTGTCGGGGGGGCCCGAAAGTGGTCTGGGCACTGCACATAGTGCTGCAGAACGACAGCTGCCATAAGATGGTGACTGAGGGGCCCCGGGCCCTGGGGAGCCACAGGAGGGTTGTGGGCAGGGGAGGATCCAGTGAATAACCCCTCAGGGCTGACAGGGGGCAGAAGGGACTCTGCTTCTGTCTGTGCCCCCGGTGATGCAGGTGACAATCACTAAGCACCAGGAGGATACAGCATTGACTAAAACAGACACGATACCTGCCTCTACTAACTCACAGACTAGGACAAGTGCAGGCCAACAGTACCCAATAGGACTGAGTGTGACACTGTCAGGGTGGGATGAAGGCTGGGGGATGAGGGGCATTAACAACTTGGGAAGAACTTCCCAGAGTGGAGGGCAAGGCCGAGGGCACAGCAGGGACAAGGACCATGCTGACTTGAGCAAGAATGGTAAATGGCTGGTCATGGGCAGGTGCGGGAGGAGAACCCAGGTTTGGACCCCAAGTCTGGCTTCTGCAGTCCTGCCCCTGGAGCTCAGCACTGTCCCCTTGTTCCACCACAGGCCCTCAAAGATCTCAAGAAACTGGGCTGCAGAAAGGCAATGAAGAAGTTTGAAAGGCACACGCTCCTGGTGAGTGGGGGCCTTGGCGTCGCCgtctgagaaacagaaacaaggaGGGCACCCATGGGCTTTAGCCCTGGAGTCAGAAGGCAGGAGTCCCGGACTCCAGGCCTGCCACGGCCCTCCTGCCTGACCCGAGGCGGCACACGGCCCCCTCTCTGGGCTTGCGTCCCTCCTCTGGATGGCTAAGCTTCAGAGAACCGTACTAATATATTAGCTCACGGTCCTGTCACGGAACCAGGAGGCTCAGCCTGGGAGGGACCCCCATGGGAGCGGGGACAGAACAGGCAGGTGCAGGACGCTTGGGTCCTGACCCGGGCGCGCACCCATCCCCCAGGAATACCTCCTCGGGGAGGGGAACTTGAGCCAGCCGGCCGTTCGGCTCCTGGGAGACGTGATGTCCAAGGACGGCTTCTTCTATCTCAGCTTCGCGGAGGCCCTAAGGGCCCACAGCTGCCTCAGCGACCGGCTCCGGTGAGAGGCGGGGCCAGTGGACAGGGCGGGGCCGACGAGGGCCAATGCGGGCGAGAAACGGAGTGGGCGGAGCCGTTGGCGTTGGGTGGGGCGGGACTGGCGGGAAAGGAGCCGGACGCACAGGTgcgggaaggggcacagagggcGGAGAGACGCGGAGCTCGCGTCTGGCCACACGCGCCCTCTCGTCCCGGGGCCTCCGGAGGAACTGGGTAAGAATGTTCCCGGAAAAAGGTGTGGCTCAGAGAAGAGACGGGGTTCCCGGGTCGCACATTCTCTGCTCCCTGGTCCTCCGGGTGATGTCAGGGACTGGCGAGGTCAAGGGTAGATGAATGGGCGGGGCCCGCGAGAAGGGGCAGGATAAGAGGGGACCCGGCAGGTGAAAACTAGGATGGGTACCGGGGAGTGCCCAGGGCGGGGCCCGCGGGGAGGAGCCCACAAGGCAGGGCAGTGCCCGAGCTCCCGGATCACGCTGTCGCCCTGCCCGCAGGTACAGCCGCATCGTGGGCGGCTGGGACCTGCTGCCGCGCGCGCTGCTGAGCTCGCTGTCGGGGCCAGTGTTGCTGCACTCGCCTGTCGTGGCGATAACGCAGAGGACGCACGATGTGCGCGTGCACGTCGCGAGCTCGCGCGGGGCCCGGAGTCTGAAGGCCATGACCGCGGATGTGGTGCTGCTCACCGCCAGCGGGCCGGCGCTACAGCGCATTGCCTTCTCGCCGCCGCTGACGCGCAGGGGGCAGGAGGCGCTGCGCGCGCTGCACTACGTGCCGGCCACCAAGGTGTTCCTGAGCTTCCGCCGGCCCTTTTGGCACGACGAGCACATCGAGGGCGGCCACTCGAGCACCGCCCGCCCGTCGCGCGTGATATTCTACCCGCCGCCGGGAGAGGGCGCGCTGCTTCTGGCTTCGTACACGTGGTCGGACGCGGCCACCGCCTTCGCCGGCCTGAGCCAGGACGAGGCGATGCGCGTGGCGCTCGATGACGTGGCGGCGCTGCACGGGACGATCGTGTACCGGCTCTGGGACGGCAGCGGCACAATCAAACGCTGGGCCGAGGACCCACACAGCCAGGGCGGCTTCGTGGTGCAGCCGCCGACGCTCTGGCAAGACGGCGGGGACGACGGGCAGGACTACGACTGGTCAGTCCCCTACGGCCGCATCTACTTCGCCGGTGAGCACACGGCCTACCCGCACGGCTGGGTGGAGACTGCTGTCAAGTCGGCGCTGCGCGCGGCCGTGTTAATCAACAGCCGCGAAGGGCACAGCCGCGAGGGGCACACGCTGGTCAACGAGGAGGGGCTCGTGCGCCAGGTGCCCAGGCACACCCGGTGCGAGTTCCAAAAGGCTGGTGCCACCCACGCTCCGGCCCCACATGGGATGACCGCTCAGCACACCAAGAGACCCgagcattaaaaatgtattttcagaaaaagcCGTGTGGTTCAGTAGCTTCCCCAATGTGCACGAAGCAAAGCCGTTAGCCTTCGCGGTGGAAGGAGCTGTGGGGCCCCcaccgggggagggggagaggagggaccaGATGGACACCGCTTTGTGCCGCTGGTAGATGGTAATCACGGTGCCCACTCCGGCTGTCACCAAACAGAGGAGCCCTGATGTCAGTAATAGCCCAGCAGGCAGTGGGTTAAACACGAGTTTATTGTTTTCATGTAACAAGAAGCTGGTGGGCAGAGTCCCTAGAGTGTCTCAACAGCTCTGCAGGCCCTTCCATCTCGGTTATGTCCCGGACGTGTCCCCGCAAAGCTACCGGGTGGCGGCCATACCCCAGCACTTCCTCCTCATTCCTCCAAAAGCCCCAAATCCAGGCGGCTAACAATAGCCCTACCTCCACGAGCCCCCCAAAGGCCTCCTCTGACGTCTCATTGGCTGGGTCGGGACCGCGTGATCAGGCGTCAGCAGAGCAGCAaggccaccaccccctccccatccaggTCCACGCCAAGATAGCCGCCTCCTTCACCTACACGAGGCCAGCTGGACACGGGAAGTGTCAGTTTAATGAGATGGGCTCTTTAGGAGCCGCGGGAGGTACGGTGGGGAGGCCCGCCCTCTTCGCACActtcctccccagcctctgcGATCTGGATAAAGTGCTTGTGCCGGGCAGGCCGGCCGGGAGGGTTAAGACTTCAcgctttcctcttcctccccctcctcttcctcctcctccggcAGGATCTCCAGGCTGCTGTCCGGCTGCGGGGCTGTGTCCTCGGGGGGCGGTGGGGCCGGTGGGGCCCGGGTGGGCGACAGAggcagtggggaggcagggggcgaGGGGCTGTGGGGCTCTGTGGGTGGCACCAGACCCAAGACCTCCTGCACGTTGTGGGGCAGCTCCTGCAAAGTCGGCAGGTGGGAGCGAAAAGTCAGTGGTTTTACCGGGGGcggcggggcagggaggggtgttGGCAGAAGGCGGGGGCTCACCGGGCAGGCGGTCAGCTGCCGGTAGAGGGCCTCGGCCCGCGTCAGCACGTCCTCCACGCTCA from Panthera tigris isolate Pti1 chromosome E2, P.tigris_Pti1_mat1.1, whole genome shotgun sequence includes these protein-coding regions:
- the IL4I1 gene encoding L-amino-acid oxidase isoform X2; translation: MGTERAPQSQLCTRYLLVLISIFFSLVASLDWKTSHSQDPFEKCMHDPDYEVLLKVVTLGLNRTSKPQRVIVVGAGVAGLVAAKVLSDAGHKVTILEADNRIGGRILTYRDRKTGWIGELGAMRMPSSHRILHQLCKSLGLNLTKFTQYDENTWVEVNNLKLRNYVVEKMPEKLGYKLRPREKGHSPEDIYQMALNQALKDLKKLGCRKAMKKFERHTLLEYLLGEGNLSQPAVRLLGDVMSKDGFFYLSFAEALRAHSCLSDRLRYSRIVGGWDLLPRALLSSLSGPVLLHSPVVAITQRTHDVRVHVASSRGARSLKAMTADVVLLTASGPALQRIAFSPPLTRRGQEALRALHYVPATKVFLSFRRPFWHDEHIEGGHSSTARPSRVIFYPPPGEGALLLASYTWSDAATAFAGLSQDEAMRVALDDVAALHGTIVYRLWDGSGTIKRWAEDPHSQGGFVVQPPTLWQDGGDDGQDYDWSVPYGRIYFAGEHTAYPHGWVETAVKSALRAAVLINSREGHSREGHTLVNEEGLVRQVPRHTRCEFQKAGATHAPAPHGMTAQHTKRPEH
- the IL4I1 gene encoding L-amino-acid oxidase isoform X3; translation: MASSARYLLVLISIFFSLVASLDWKTSHSQDPFEKCMHDPDYEVLLKVVTLGLNRTSKPQRVIVVGAGVAGLVAAKVLSDAGHKVTILEADNRIGGRILTYRDRKTGWIGELGAMRMPSSHRILHQLCKSLGLNLTKFTQYDENTWVEVNNLKLRNYVVEKMPEKLGYKLRPREKGHSPEDIYQMALNQALKDLKKLGCRKAMKKFERHTLLEYLLGEGNLSQPAVRLLGDVMSKDGFFYLSFAEALRAHSCLSDRLRYSRIVGGWDLLPRALLSSLSGPVLLHSPVVAITQRTHDVRVHVASSRGARSLKAMTADVVLLTASGPALQRIAFSPPLTRRGQEALRALHYVPATKVFLSFRRPFWHDEHIEGGHSSTARPSRVIFYPPPGEGALLLASYTWSDAATAFAGLSQDEAMRVALDDVAALHGTIVYRLWDGSGTIKRWAEDPHSQGGFVVQPPTLWQDGGDDGQDYDWSVPYGRIYFAGEHTAYPHGWVETAVKSALRAAVLINSREGHSREGHTLVNEEGLVRQVPRHTRCEFQKAGATHAPAPHGMTAQHTKRPEH
- the IL4I1 gene encoding L-amino-acid oxidase isoform X1; translated protein: MKPSALVHCLTTVLTSHQDAGTFNLTGIRTKPPSFTPFPHTPEDDFCPGLTRKAMGTERAPQSQLCTRYLLVLISIFFSLVASLDWKTSHSQDPFEKCMHDPDYEVLLKVVTLGLNRTSKPQRVIVVGAGVAGLVAAKVLSDAGHKVTILEADNRIGGRILTYRDRKTGWIGELGAMRMPSSHRILHQLCKSLGLNLTKFTQYDENTWVEVNNLKLRNYVVEKMPEKLGYKLRPREKGHSPEDIYQMALNQALKDLKKLGCRKAMKKFERHTLLEYLLGEGNLSQPAVRLLGDVMSKDGFFYLSFAEALRAHSCLSDRLRYSRIVGGWDLLPRALLSSLSGPVLLHSPVVAITQRTHDVRVHVASSRGARSLKAMTADVVLLTASGPALQRIAFSPPLTRRGQEALRALHYVPATKVFLSFRRPFWHDEHIEGGHSSTARPSRVIFYPPPGEGALLLASYTWSDAATAFAGLSQDEAMRVALDDVAALHGTIVYRLWDGSGTIKRWAEDPHSQGGFVVQPPTLWQDGGDDGQDYDWSVPYGRIYFAGEHTAYPHGWVETAVKSALRAAVLINSREGHSREGHTLVNEEGLVRQVPRHTRCEFQKAGATHAPAPHGMTAQHTKRPEH